One genomic region from Gopherus flavomarginatus isolate rGopFla2 chromosome 20, rGopFla2.mat.asm, whole genome shotgun sequence encodes:
- the TDRKH gene encoding tudor and KH domain-containing protein, with translation MSTDRGYWNNLTTLQKIALALGIPASATVIYILYRRYRESREERLTFVGEDDIEIEMKIPQEAVKLIIGRQGTSIKQLRKETGARIDVEAEDSGGERVLLISGFPVQVCRAKAAIHQILVDNATVSEQFVVPQRAVGRIIGRGGETVRAICRSSGARVICEKETDNALCLTRLISLSGTRKEVNAAKQLILEKLSEDDAFRKKLALSASVRCLRKQPLGVRREDLGQQEELPRPNGEALCQPAIPPRGAGDGGCLLAAEAPDQPQELRAESESPEEPVMEPNQAVPMFEVPSPDFSFHADEHLEVYVSASENPSHFWIQIVGSRSLQLDKLTCEMSQYYGSSSQSPEFPNVRVGDIVAAPYADHGSWYRARVLGTLENGNLDLYYVDFGDNGEAPLEALRALRSDFLSLPFQAIECSLAGIAPAGEQWEENALDEFDRLTCCAEWKPLLAKISSYVQSGACTWPRIQLYDTSHGQSLNIGEELVRLGHAVWCPQEEDGAVGDGASQLGKGAMAEAFQKMLGNAAGTSLESLLSETCVSLSDDSTEQLRSDTEPTEPPSQKTVIPSLWSLRISAPSCPLGDSRALALPAGGEKQNSSRSCSSEVALEAGGSLPATGSHAADAKWTSSPADCTHPVGCSGEASPISLSSKGSSFPTPLASGDSSCYSLRGYFYYLSTSEEWSNSSVFCSGSGSADDSLQSLVLISSSGSEGEEEEEERGLRAWRREAASVSGSGDDVMLVEDDSL, from the exons ATGTCAACAGACCGGGGTTACTGGAACAACCTGACGACCCTGCAGAAAATCGCTCTGGCCCTGGGGATCCCAGCCAGTGCAACTGTCATATACATCTTGTACCGCCGGTACAGAGAAAGCCGAG AGGAGCGGCTGACATTTGTAGGAGAGGATGACATTGAAATTGAGATGAAGATCCCCCAGGAGGCTGTGAAATTGATCATCGGACGACAGGGCACCAGTATCAAACAG CTAAGGAAGGAGACTGGTGCTCGCATTGATGTGGAAGCGGAGGACTCCGGTGGGGAGCGGGTGCTGCTGATCAGTGGCTTCCCCGTCCAGGTGTGCCGAGCAAAAGCTGCTATTCACCAGATCCTGGTGGACAACGCCACCGTGTCAGAGCAGTTCGTTGTGCCGCAGAGAGCCGTCGGCAGGATTATCG GCAGGGGTGGTGAGACGGTGCGAGCCATCTGCCGCAGCTCGGGGGCCAGAGTGATCTGCGAGAAGGAGACGGACAATGCCCTGTGTCTGACCCGGCTCATCAGTCTCTCAGGGACCCGAAAGGAGGTGAATGCTGCCAAG CAACTGATCCTGGAAAAGCTTTCGGAGGATGACGCGTTTCGAAAGAAACTGGCCCTGTCGGCGTCAGTCCGGTGCCTGCGCAAGCAGCCCCTGGGTGTGAGGAGAGAGGATCTCgggcagcaggaggagctgcCACGCCCCAATGGCGAGGCCCTCTGCCAGCCGGCGATCCCTCCGCGAGGGGCAGGAGATGGAGGCTGCCTGCTGGCTGCAGAAGCCCCGGATCAACCACAGGAGCTCAGAGCCGAGAGCGAGTCCCCGGAGGAGCCGGTGATGGAGCCCAACCAGGCAGTGCCCATGTTCGAGG TCCCCAGCCCCGACTTCAGCTTCCACGCAGACGAACACCTGGAGGTTTATGTCTCAGCCTCAGAGAACCCCAGCCACTTCTGGATCCAGATCGTCGGCTCCCGCAGCCTGCAGCTCGACAAGCTGACCTGCGAGATGTCCCAGTACTATGGGAGCAGCAGCCAGTCG CCCGAATTCCCCAATGTCCGCGTAGGCGACATCGTGGCTGCCCCGTATGCCGATCACGGCTCCTGGTACCGGGCCCGAGTCCTGGGCACTCTGGAGAACGGCAACTTGGATCTGTATTACGTCGACTTCGGGGATAACGGGGAAGCCCCCCTAGAAGCACTGCGAGCCTTGCG GAGCGACTTCCTGAGTCTGCCCTTCCAGGCCATCGAGTGCAGCCTTGCTGGGATTGCCCCCGCGG GGGAGCAGTGGGAAGAGAACGCCCTGGACGAGTTCGATCGCCTCACGTGTTGTGCCGAGTGGAAGCCCCTTCTGGCTAAGATTTCCAGTTACGTCCAGTCTGGGGCCTGTACCTGGCCACGCATCCAGCTATACGACACCAGCCACGGACAG AGCCTCAATATAGGGGAGGAGCTGGTCCGGCTGGGTCACGCTGTGTGGTGCCCGCAAGAGGAGGATGGCGCTGTGGGGGACGGCGcctcccagctggggaagggggccATGGCTGAGGCGTTCCAGAAGATGCTG GGGAATGCTGCAGGGACCTCCCTCGAGAGCCTCCTGTCAGAGACCTGCGTCAGCCTTTCAG ATGACTCCACTGAGCAGCTCCGAAGTGACACCGAGCCCACAGAACCACCCTCCCAGAAGACTGTCATACCCTCGCTCTGGTCCCTACGGATCTcggctccctcctgccctctggggGACTCCAGGGCTCTCGCCTTGCCAGCTGGCGGTGAGAAGCAGAATAGCtcaaggagctgcagcagcgaggtggctttggaggctggggggtCTCTGCCGGCCACCGGGAGCCATGCAGCAGATGCCAAGTGGACATCCAGTCCCGCTGATTGCACGCATCCCGTAGGCTGCTCAGGAGAGGCCTCTCCCATCTCCCTCTCAAGCAAAGGCTCCAGCTTCCCTACCCCCCTGGCCTCTGGAGACAGCAGCTGCTACTCCCTCCGGGGCTACTTCTATTACCTCTCCACTTCAGAAGAGTGGTCCAACTCCTCGGTCTTCTGCAGCGGCTCCGGCTCTGCCGACGATTCCCTCCAAAGCCTCGTCCTCATCAGCTCCTCTGGCagcgagggagaggaggaggaggaggaaagggggctGAGGGCCTGGAGGAGAG AAGCCGCATCTGTCTCTGGAAGCGGCGACGACGTTATGCTGGTCGAAGATGATTCGCTGTGA